One genomic window of Canis aureus isolate CA01 chromosome 15, VMU_Caureus_v.1.0, whole genome shotgun sequence includes the following:
- the LOC144284998 gene encoding olfactory receptor 6V1 has product MQGPSSWIMANLSHPSEFVLLGFSSFGKLQVLLYGPLLMLYLLAFVGNTVIIVMVIANTHLHTPMYFFLGNFSLLEILVTMTAVPKMLSDLLTSHKVISFNGCMVQFYFYFSLGSTSFLILSDMALDRFMAICHPLRYGTLMSWAVCVRLAGVAWAAPFLAMVPTVLSRAYLNYCHNNIINHFFCDNAPLLQLSCSDTRLLEFWDFVMALAFVLSSFLVTLISYGYIVTTVLRIPSASGRHKAFSTCGSHLTLVFIGYSSTIFLYVRLGKTHSVEVNKTVALVTSVLTPFLNPFILTFRNETVKAVLQGQMQRLKGLHKGL; this is encoded by the coding sequence ATGCAGGGACCCAGCTCCTGGATCATGGCAAATCTGAGCCACCCTTCTGAATTTGTCCTCTTGGGCTTCTCCTCTTTTGGCAAGCTTCAGGTTCTGCTGTATGGACCCTTACTCATGCTTTATCTTCTTGCCTTCGTGGGAAACACAGTCATCATAGTCATGGTCATAGCAAACACCCACCTACATACGCCCATGTACTTCTTTCTGGGTAACTTTTCACTGCTGGAGATCTTGGTAACCATGACAGCAGTGCCTAAGATGCTCTCAGACCTGCTGACCTCCCACAAAGTCATTTCCTTCAATGGCTGCATGGTCCAGTTCTACTTCTACTTTTCCCTGGGTTCCACCTCCTTCCTCATCCTGTCAGACATGGCCCTTGACCGCTTTATGGCCATCTGCCACCCACTGCGCTATGGCACTTTGATGAGCTGGGCTGTGTGTGTCCGGCTGGCAGGAGTTGCCTGGGCAGCTCCTTTCCTGGCCATGGTGCCCACTGTCCTCTCCCGGGCTTATCTCAATTATTGCCATAACAACATCATTAACCACTTCTTCTGTGACAATGCACCTCTGCTACAGCTGTCCTGCTCAGACACCAGGCTGCTGGAATTCTGGGACTTTGTGATGGCCTTGGCCTTTGTCCTCAGTTCCTTCCTAGTGACCCTCATCTCCTATGGCTATATTGTGACCACTGTGCTGAGGATCCCGTCTGCTAGTGGCCGCCATAAGGCTTTCTCTACATGTGGGTCACATCTCACCCTTGTCTTCATTGGCTACAGCAGCACCATCTTCCTTTATGTCAGGCTTGGCAAAACACATTCTGTGGAAGTCAACAAGACCGTAGCCTTGGTGACATCGGTCCTCACTCCCTTTCTCAATCCCTTTATCCTTACCTTCCGCAATGAGACAGTCAAGGCAGTGCTACAGGGGCAGATGCAGAGGCTTAAAGGCCTCCACAAGGGACTATGA